The Palaemon carinicauda isolate YSFRI2023 chromosome 33, ASM3689809v2, whole genome shotgun sequence genome contains a region encoding:
- the LOC137626070 gene encoding tomoregulin-1-like, whose translation MMKLRCILTILLLVLLVAAMAEGKRKPKPKKGCELNKKVYKPGKTVYKDRDNCLKLKCVKEKKKGKGKKTQYMLRAKKYRNCQCFPALCRGPRCSPPVICPVCTEVWEPVCSTNNVTYSNECQFVGSTKPCGSDTGSIMFYGECGQCPVGCPKNMDPVCGSNGQTYDNECLMITEACETNTNITKKHDGECVVKLGEGADEECGKCPKVRKPVCGSNGVTYSNECVLEAAACKGENVTLAYTGECDSETASISQPVRKQCKYNGKKYNAGDIIEDMVDFCLTAVCQPSRKPGQSKVEFVDFQGAISCECTSDRLRRQILRISRE comes from the exons GTTCTATTGGTGGCAGCAATGGCAGAAGGAAAAAGGAAGCCAAAACCAAAGAAAG GTTGCGAACTGAACAAGAAGGTCTACAAGCCTGGGAAGACGGTGTACAAGGACAGAGATAATTGCCTGAAGCTAAAATGTGTCAAAGAGAAGAAGAAAGGGAAAGGAAAGAAAACTCAATATATGCTGAGGGCAAAGAAATACCGTAATTGTCAGTGCTTTC CCGCACTCTGTCGAGGACCACGCTGCTCGCCACCTG TCATATGCCCAGTGTGTACGGAGGTTTGGGAGCCAGTGTGTAGCACCAATAACGTCACTTATTCCAACGAATGCCAGTTTGTCGGAAGTACAAAACCGTGTGGCTCCGATACTGGTTCTATCATGTTTTACGGAGAGTGTG GTCAATGTCCGGTCGGTTGCCCAAAGAACATGGATCCTGTATGCGGTTCCAACGGCCAAACTTATGACAACGAATGTTTAATGATAACTGAAGCTTGTGAGACAAACACGAACATTACCAAAAAGCATGACGGCGAATGTGTAGTGAAGCTTGGTGAAG GAGCTGACGAGGAATGCGGTAAATGCCCCAAGGTCAGGAAACCAGTCTGCGGGTCAAACGGGGTCACGTACTCTAACGAGTGTGTGTTGGAAGCAGCTGCCTGTAAGGGGGAGAATGTCACTTTGGCATACACcggagaatgtg ATAGTGAGACAGCCTCAATTTCTCAGCCAGTAAGAA AACAATGTAAATACAATGGCAAGAAGTACAACGCGGGGGACATCATAGAAGACATGGTCGATTTCTGTCTGACGGCCGTTTGCCAGCCCTCGAGGAAGCCCGGCCAGTCCAAGGTCGAGTTTGTGGATTTCCAGGGAGCTATCTCATGTGAATGTACAA GTGACCGCCTCCGTAGACAGATTCTCCGAATATCTCGAGAATGA